TGGACAGGACGAAGCGAGGACGAGACAAGGAGCTGAACAAACAACTACTGGTTTATTATGGAGAATGCAATTAATATATACAAAAGTACAGGCTCAACGCAGAAGACCGAAAACCCGGTATCTGCGCCGGCAAAGAAATGAAATCATCACATCACGTGCATCGTCATGCTGTCACGTTTTTAACAAATAGTGAATCTCACAGCTATGCAGATAAATCTCTTGTCGGCGCCCTCATTTCGTCCCGTCTAAGTGATGTTTGTTCCCGTCCTAACGTTAGCGATAAAATGcagaatgaaaaaatgaaaaaaagaaagaaaggcagccaCCCAAACGCCTAAACCATGAAAAAGTTTTATGACTTAGGTCGCTTTCCCGCGTCGACACGCCCACAGTAAAATAGCATGTTAAGATTCTCTGACCTTCTGCGCACTTTCAAAGCAGTCGCGCTGAATGGGCTTTGAGAATCATCGAACTGAACTTTCtaaaaaaagaggaaaggagTCTATCGCGAGTGGGTGTGTCGCGATCCATAGTGCACCTACAACTGTCCAGTGCCTACAGCATGCACCGAGTACACCACGTTATAAGCACAGATGCGCATCCCGAAATGTCGCTAGAGCTGGTGCTACCACAATCTCTCGAGCGTTAAGAACAAGTACGTCCCAAGCAGCTAAACTGTCAATTTGCAAGCGCAAGCAGCAATAAACAAACTCGTCGTACGCCGCATATCAACGGGTGTCATCGAAATTAACACCTAACAAGTTTAGCTCAAACGAAACTTCAGTAATGTTTTGCACAAACAGAAATAACGCACGTTTGCTTGAAAGTATGTCGTGCAGCGCGCCTGACTGCTAGGAACGCAGAATAAAAGTTTGTAAACTACCGTAATACTTAATGGCGCCCAACTACGTCGAAAGCAAAGCGGCCCAGTAGCGCTGCTGTTGGTTTCTGCCAGAGGTCAGAGCATCGCCCAAACACTCAGAGAAGGTCCCAAATGAACGGGACGGCAAAGCGAAAGCCGCGACTTTAAACAGGCACCAGCCGTATTAGAGCAATTAACATTGGCAAATGACGACCTGCGCAGCGGTTACATATATCGCATGCTTAGTCACTGTAAAGAAAGCGTCAACACGACACCTAAAACCATGCCCAAAACAGTTACAAAGTTCGTTTTTCACCGGTTATCGACGATGGCCGCCGGTCCAATCGCCTCTCTGGCGCTGGCGTGCGTGGTGACtgctgctttcatcttggggCACCTAGAGTCCCTAGAATAGTCCCTAGGATACCTAAAGACTTTAGGGGCATCTTCTGCCGAATGCGAAACCAAGATTCAGGTACTTGTACCATATTCTATGCTTGTACTTCAACATCGCGTTCTGCCTTtactgttttggcaaaaatcgaCGTACGGAGAACTAGAAGACCACATCACTATGCCTTTGAGCGCAGGAAATTTGTCTCCAGCGCGCCTGTGGCGACTACCTTCGAGAATGTATCGTCCTGCACCCACACGTTCACGTTCATGAATGAACCTTGGCCTTAGGGTTGGCTCTCGCCCGCCGTTGGCGAATAGGTGGAACCACGGAGGGTGGGACAGAAAATTAATTTGTTGTAAGTTCGCTATTTCTGGAATCTTGCCTACTGCGCTCAGATAATCAAACATGAAAGCACCAAGTTGTTTCGATAGCTCGAACTAGATTCGATAAATTTACATCGTAAATATGCTTCCCAAAGGAAGCACCCTTAATTTCCTGAagcataataatatttggggttttacgtgccaaaaccactttctgattatgaggcacgccgtagtggaggactccggaaattttgaccacctggggttctttaacgtgcacctaaatctaagcacacgggtgttttcgcatttcgcccccatcgaaatgcggccgccgtggccgggattcgatcccgcgacctcgtgctcagcagcccagcaccatagccactgagcaaccacggcgggtttcctgAAGCAGTAACGGACCTAGAGGAAGATGTTTTaaatgggcttttttttttctagtcagcttcgctgcaatacatAGGTgttgtgcagtaaagcatacgAACGTCGCGACTGCGGTTTCATATTCGATTGCACCACGTAAGCAATTTTCGCCcaagttttcttgaaaaaaaatattgttacagaaCCCATCTCAAGACggattaatgcgattagcaatgacATTGCACACCGTATTGTCACCGCGGAGACGCGCCATGCGTATGGGGCCTGTATGCAGCCGGGGCTCTCCTATCTAGCTGGAGCTTTCCTCAATCTGTATACTGCGTCATTTAGCGGAGGtgccgcgaagcctgcgcttGCCATTTGGGTGAATATAACATTCAGACACGTTTGTCTGATTATATATGACGCAGGTTTGATACAGCCCAGCACCGGGGATATTTTAAATGATATTTTATGTCATATTAAAGACCTGTACAACCTAACTAAATGctacatacctagtggcccaactTAGTatcaggttcattgaagagcggcacagacCTAGCAGTACATTCTCAGCAcctccaagttggcatcaaaggggTTCACTGAACAGCGGCATATATATAGCCAGTGCCACATGCCCAATGAACCAAGTTGTTCTGACAGCTGGGTTATAACCCTGTTCCATCAACCCAGCAGCCCGATGCACTACCCATAAGACCATGGGCTACCCACTCCCAGAAGCACCGGTTGACTTGAAACGGGTTAACTGGTGATGCACACATATTCACTGTCGCATATCCATGAGACAAATTGGCCCGACAATTGGTTTTGAACCCAGCTCCCTCATCAAAGCAGTGCTATGCTCCAACGACTAGACAATGACTACCGAGagacccaagttggcgggaaaatggTCGGACACGTCACCAGACAGATAGCCCCCAGAAAGTGCCTGAAATATCCCAATAATGCTAAcaacattgaaaaaaattcaCTCATTAGAATAAGGTAAATACCATAATCAGTTATTGTGAGCTGCAGTTATCGCTTGAAAATGCTTTTAGGGCAAGCTGAGAATAGGCAATTTCAATGGGAGGTGACATAAGCTcgacgcattcactgtccccccAAGCTCCGccaagacagacgctgccacCAAAGGGGTGCATTAATTGGGTCACCATAGAGGTCAGACGTGTGCGTgttgactggtcaagttcaaattatctggcaaaggctaactttaggattgaaataacgaaagttttggcccatagaaatgcatggatgCTGACCAGAACTTTCAGTCAAGATTGAATGAATCaaagtcaaattaacagaagtctactgtatctGGGGCACCTCTTCAGCGAAGACCACTACAACGAAACTGCCTGCCCAACAAGGAATTTAGGTGTCCCCCAGCAGCTAGTTTGTTACATTACAATGAACATGCATAGTGGCGCCACCACTGCCTTCTGCAGCCACCACTAAGCCACAGTGCTCATAGGCAGCACTGGTCGACACCACATCAAAGACACAGAGCATGCCATCAAGCTCGATGCCATAAAGTTGATCAAATGTATGTTTCATTGGAGAGGAAAATTGGAGAGGAAGCACAGAGGAAAATTAGCTACTTTTTAAACTATAGTTGGCAGCAACCTAAGAATCAAAAGGTTACTTAAAATTTTGCATAGATAGGCTAGTTAATTAGGTTTGCTTATTTAGCTCACGTCAAGTGGTTTCGAGTCTTTAAAACGGCTGTTATCTCCGTACAGATTAGTTTTTGTGTCACTGGTTTCACAATGAAATGTCTACAGCAAGCTCTACGATTGATCCTATATAGTATCAGTGCTCAGCCAAAGGTAACATTTTAGCTTCAGACAACTAGCTTTTATTTTTCAATTAGCCTGGCATTCACATTAGCAGGGCAATGTCATTAAGCTGTGAGCAAACTCCAGCTGGCTCAGCTCTTTTTGAGAGATGAGGTGAAGGTATGGTGTTTTTATGGGTGGAGCACATCTGTAATTCTTAAATTGTCACCGACTATAGGCATCTCTTGaattctttttatatatatatatattttttactgaACATAGTATGGTGCACAATCTTTACAATAACGTGACCTGCACGACAAAGGATTTTGGAGGTCCCCATTGCTTTGGTACGAAGGCATTTGAGTGCACTTCAAGTTGAATTGCACAGTGTACATTACACACCCTCTCACTATTGCACTATGGCACCAACTTAGAAACATTTGCCAGTGATACCTTATAGCAAGTTTAaattttgaaaataaaaagcctAGTACAAAAGGTACTACGCACGAACAACCCAGAATAattgacacacacgcacactttgAAAATCTGGCACACAGAGCAACAAGTGATGCAGTTGTTCACTCAGCATCATGGTACTCCAAGCTGTATActggtttttatgcgaagcatattacgagagctcaacccagctcctcaggcgcggcggtgtcgccttgaaaccacgtgacaccgtgacgtcacgacagaggagaagtggctttggctcaactcttgcaagatgggctgggtgggaatcgaaccagggtctccggagtgtgagacggagacgctaccactgagccacgagtacgatgcttcaaagcggtacaaaagcgcctctagtgaatgcggtgttgccttagaaacgagctgtttctaaggctcaggcgtgcgtcgcttgctcaggcgcacatttcgttgccgcgccgaacgctgcgttgctcgacgctcaccgcgtccaatgcggggcgtccaaggcgaagcagagtaacgcatgagttgtttcttcgtctagccgaaccaaatatagccaagcaacagcagttcaccaagctaaacagtggttcaacaactaaaataaaggctagtatgcttcgcatcctgggcttaaccttaaccttaaccttacctaagccacagccatttttttagcttGTTTTCACATTTTATGAGGCCACTAGGTTTCCTATATGCACAGTGAAATAGCAGTACCAAGTGCTGGTggcatctctcttgctgcggaaTTGTTCAGGTACCTACATTAAGCAAGTCAGTTATGATGTACAAGGCAAGAGATTACTCCCACCCTGAGTTACGACTACCCTCTCCCTTCCTCTTGGATGTGAAAGACAAGCGGTATTAATCTTGCAGTATGATAGTCAACTTCAAATGTAGCTTAGGTGACCAACTATCTCATGGTCATGTACCTAATGCTCATTCAGCATAGGTTGAGGCACCTACAAAGCAATGAAAACACTCACAAAGAATGATAGTACGTAATGGTAAATTATCTTTATTGATCACTCGGGAACAACTGAGATACCGGTGTACAGGTCGGCATGCACAGTTTGGTGAACAAAGGCACATTGTGTAAGAGTCAAGTGAGATGGTGATGCAAAAGTCTTGACATATCACAGTGTAAAAAAAAGGCACAGGTAAAAGCACTGACACATACACACTTGTCTTAAAAGCCTGAAGATAAACAGGGCAATAAAAATGTTGCTTATTGTATAgtagcaagttcaacactctgcaACCTGCAAAAGGACTGACTGTGGTTGACACGCACATCGAAGGAATTATTCAGCGAAGGAATAGATACCTTCCTGTCAGTACAAGACAATCGGGACAGATTATAATGTTTGATACTGCTTTTAACATTAATTTGTCTTGTGGCATCAAAAATTTTACAAGGCATAATTGTAAAACACTGTTTTTAATGTAAAGTTCAAGAAAGAGTGAAAATGAGATCCATGAGAGTTGAGAAAGTCTGGAGGCCAGCTGAGATGAACACCCACACAACGCAGATGTCAACGGACAGATTGAAGACCGGGCCTTGTTCAAAGAAGGTGGTGCGGGATCTGCTTTTCATAAATGGTTTGCTGAAGGGTACATGAAATGGCATCCTCTCAACCCCTCCAGCCCCCTCTTGTACTCAACCCCTCATTTTACCATAATATCATGTACACCTCTGTCGCATGGTTTACACTAACATTTaaaaagtgaaatgcaaaaaaatagaaGTGGTGCTTCTAACCACAGCTGCATTAGGAAATGACCAAGAGAGTATTAAAATGAGGACAAAGAATAAGAAACACGCAATTTTGTGTTACGCATTCCTTATTTTTCCTTAATACAGTGTGCTCTATATGTCCCATCACTGGAAGAGACGCAGATCAAGTTGATCCCAGTGAATTACTGCATTAAACACAGATGTGAAGCAAACACTTTTGGGCGGTAAATGTTCGAAAGAGCCACACTGAAGAAGCACTGTGGTTCCCACTGTGAATGACAAAAACCGAGCTTGTTCATGGTAAAATAACAACAGTAAGTTGTGAGCAATCACATAAGTTCACTTGGCAACTCAGTCCATAACTGGGATGATGGTACAACATACAGGTACAATGTCATAAGTTACTTAGTACAGTTACTAATTCGCACTTCCATCACATGCGTGGTAACCATTTTATTATGAAACCTTCCAGAGAAAGAGAGGAAGCCAACACACCCAATTGTGATATGAAAGTTATTAACAGTGCTCACAATATTATTTGGCACTGAAACTCCCAAGTATGCTAACAGGACTGTAGTTGTAGAACagcaacctgaaaaaaaaaagtgttgtatATATCTCGGATACACTACTATATAGTATGTGACCCAAGGTTACTGAAGCTTAGCGACACACAGCAACAAACTTATGGATATACAGTCGATACCGGATATATCGAATCTGAAGGACATCACAAAAAATTTTGTATATAGGTAGTTCGATATACAAAGTAAACATACACAAAAATTTTCAACAGGATTTAACAGCTATTCGTTCTACACAATGATTTGTTATATGTGGGTTTGATATATCGTGGTATATAGTATGCGACTTAATTACTAAAGCTTGATGACACATGGCGACAAACTCATAAACCTGGCCAGTGAAATGTATATGGGTCTGGTGACACTGAAAAgagattccattctctgataaAAGCAACAACAGCATGGAGCAGCTGATCTACAGAGAAATACAAATGAACATAGTTATAATCTCACAAATGACATGAAGATAAATATGTTCATTATGTCCAATATCCACTGTATAAGCGTATATTCATTATACACTGATATTGgcgagaaacattttagatttaatTTGTTATATCCATGCTTGTTATTAAAACCATTTGTCCTCCTCCAACTTCAAAACAAGGTTGCTACAATTCCTGCCAATATAGGCAAGTCACAATGCTATAACAGCCCCGGCATTGTCTTGCACTTTGCCTGCAAATTGAACTTTGATATATCCACATTGCAAAAAGCAAACTTTTGCCAGACatgtaattaaaaataaattagaTGCTGGAGCTTTACGTGCAAAATGCACAATATGATTAAAAGGTGTGCTGTAGTGGGGCACTCTGGATTGatttttgacaacctggggttctttaacgcgcacctaaatctaaatgatcaaatgttttcgcatttagcccctaTTGAAATGTAGCCGCCGTGGCCCGTATTGAACCCGCaatctcgagctcagcagcacaaatCCATGGCAACTGGTTCACTGTGGCAGGTCCGACATGTGATAACAATACCAAGCACTTCTGTGCAAAGGTAATGCAAGGGTAAAGAGCAAAGCCACgaaagagcttcgcagcttcACCAGTCATGGCACAGCGGCACCTTGGAGATATCCTTGGAATTTGCGTGTCCGTAACGAGAGCCTGCAGAAAGATAACCATCCATAAGAATGCAAGCTGCATGGGAgcaaaatacagtagaaccttgttcatatgtTTTTTCATatgttttctgatgtctgtcgttgctatgttgccaaaatgtattaaatcatgcaatgttaaattactaataggaggtccccctgacagttcttgtaactccgggacctccttctgtactaatgatgaatgatgaaataaaataaaaataaaaaaacacaagaaaatcgTACTAACCCGGAAAACATATGATTCGAAGTAACTAAAATATCTGACAGACTCAACATTAGTTGCCTCTACGTAATGCGCGGATGCGTCTCTACACACAAATGGTTGTAGCACGAGACAACACACGTCGAGCTGGTGAGGCTTCGGTGGCCTATGCATTTAGTTTTAGTGTTTTGAGACTGTGACAGGAAACCGAAACGAAGTCGAACTGGTGGGCGACATCGGAACAAGATGCCTACGATGCCGCCAGAGCGAAACGTGACGCTCAGATCGGGCCGCCTATAACAAAACTACTATAAAGCTTACagctctaactcagcaatgactAATCATATCACAGTTCTGcaaattgcatctgatagtacaacTAAAGCAGACAATATTGATGTATAATACATGACTCTCAGATAAACCACTAATATGCAAGTAGGCCCGTTGCAAAACCCttttaaacaatgtaacaaattcacataagatataaattgataATAAAGTTTGTGTGCTCTAACAGATTCAGTTTACAGAGCAGCAATATCCATTCTTGGTGcaaagctatgaatttgtaaacttcgtccttcaATTTTTTCAAACGTACAAATTTGtaaaaaatttatttaaaaaaatttagGCCCAGAATCAAAATTCCGCTCCAAACAGTCACGAGAAATTTAACTGCCTCGctcaatgcaacaaatttcattaaaattggcccagTGACTATATCAGAAAAATGTTGGTAAAATCAGCTATTTGTTTCATTATATCGAAATCTTGTACcactgaaattcgaccttttatgtaAATAAGCACAGtcgccaatcaatcaatcaagttacTATGCGAGTGAGTTCCAGTGACTGGATGCAAACATATGAGCATGAGTCCATGCTGGCAAATGTGAAGGAAGTGACTGTGAACACGAGCAGGTGTTGCCGAGTAAAAACATGAGCAAGTACTGACAAATGCGAGTAAAATACCTGCAAATATATTGGTGAGTGAATTTAAGGGAGCATCCCCTTATCATGACAATGTTTTAATGTGTGTCTGATCACCATTCACAGCTGTGCTCATCTACAAGCCCTTGAAATGGGTTCTAGAGAGGGCAGTTTGATTGGCATAAGGTGGCTCACGTGGTGCAGGCTGTGATGGCAGCGGTGTAGCAGACGGCAGCTGTGCCGGAGATGCCATGGTGTTACTTGCGTTGACACCGCCCTGTGGGTGTGGCACATTTGTCTGCAGATAGTAAGTCTGTTGTGGATACAACATCACTGGAGCTGCACCTGGAACCAGAGTGTACACTTGCGGCGGTGCAACTGGAGCTGGAGTTGTTCCTGGGAATGGAGCATATACTCCTTGTGTAGTTGCCCCCGATGTCACTGGAGGTCCAGTCGGTAGCAGTGGTGGTAGAGTGCGAGGTCTTGTTGGCTGCATCATTGAAAGGATGGCAGGTTCATCAATGTTTACACACACCACAACCCAAGCAATTATCGTGCGATATCACTAACATCTGTTCCctgcaaaatattagaacatgTCATATTTACTCACTTAGTTAACTTCTTGGAGTcgaataacttttttcatccatcccagcatggttttcgtaaacatttttcttgtgaaacacagctacTTACATTTACTAATGACCTTCACGCGTTCCTTGATGCCGGCCTCATCACTGATTGCATATACTTGGATTTTGCGAAAGCCTTTGATAGTGTAAACCATGAGCTCCTTATACTAAAACTAACCAGCCTAAACATTGACCCTTTAGTACTGCACTGGATACGCGATTTTCTTTCTAACTGGACTCAATTCGTCACGGTGAATGGAACCGATTCCCTGGAGGCACCTGTTTCCGCCGGAGTGCCACAGGGTTCAGTTTTAGGCCCATTACtatttttgatttatattaatgatttacctactAGCATAGCttcttctgtctgtctttttgctgatgattgtgttatctaccGCAACATTTCTAATTAAACTGACACAATAATCCTGCAAAGTGACctaaataatatttctgcttgGTGTCAAACGTGGAAAATGAAGCTTAACATTCTTAAATGTAGATCAATGAGAATATTGCGTAATAACATGCCTTGCCCAAACTACCTTCTTCACAGCACGGCGTTAGAATCTGTAACTacctataaatacctcggtgtacatattactaatgacctttcatggaagtaccacatcgagcacgtaacatcaaaggccaatcgcatgcttggttacctgaaaagaaatttctctctcgcaccttcaTCACTCAAGCGACAGTTGTATATCACTTATGTCCGATCTAATCTCGAATATGCATCGtcaatctgggaccctggccttgcaactcttaccaataacttggaggcaatgcagaatcgctcagcacgttttatcctaagtaactatcatcgaacttccagcgtaactaacatgaaatcgatacttaatctgccccccttgcaaatagacggaaactatctcgacttgcattgtttcataagatctatcatcataatcatgttcTTAGGACCCATCTGattaaaccgcctaattttgtttcatctcgacttgatcacaaccataaagtccatgtccctcaccaaaacactgcaacatacttgcactctttcctgcccaaaaccagcctcgactggaacaatcttcccgcctcattagctaacattaccaactgtgaccattttcgtgaagctctttccagcgaaattttaacgcattccaacattttttttttctctatgttgGTTGGAAACTTCATCTTTAGTGTCTCAATCGGTTGCAATGGTATGTTCTTGCCGTAATCATTGTATAAGCCGTGCATGACAGcgtgaatttttgttattagaaattacgttcattcccattttttgaaatttttgattgtgtatgtgcagataactgaacttatgttgaatgattgaccccctcccctctataatgcttgtatgccttgagggtacaataagtaagtaagtaaataaataaataaataaataaataaataaataaataaataaataaatgtttcatGGTACGAAAGCTTTCTCCTAGCATTACTGTTACCAACTTCCATGACTAAGCATGCATCTTTACTGGGCTCCGGCAAGTTTACCAGCACAGCTACTGTCGGTTACTGTAGTTGCATAATGACACGAACGTGCCCAGGCTGTCCAGTTCGATCCTAATTTTTTCACGTTACTTGCTCTTCATTGCAATAGCAAGAAATAAATGACTAAATCAGCCATTGTTTAGTCTCATTTCACAAAGGTTTATCAATAACTTGTCATTATTGAGATTGGTTGTTTGACGCTGCTAGGCCTAAAAAGAAGTTGCCAAGACGGGAAAGTGCGTTAATTTCCAATCAGGAAATGGCATAACAGCATAACACCGAATTTTGCAGTTATACATCGACGTATCACCAAGTATGCCCAATGTACACGTTTAGCGACAGATAAAAACACAGTAAACTACATTGCATCCACTATT
This genomic window from Dermacentor albipictus isolate Rhodes 1998 colony chromosome 9, USDA_Dalb.pri_finalv2, whole genome shotgun sequence contains:
- the LOC135906470 gene encoding uncharacterized protein: MDPFIKLFVECVCFSFVLNLAHTFDDEFDAKKWHEIHQVHTPPLEHTPISVPIEVIIGFSVMAVLVLTCFIISCACHRRHPEWFPTRPRTLPPLLPTGPPVTSGATTQGVYAPFPGTTPAPVAPPQVYTLVPGAAPVMLYPQQTYYLQTNVPHPQGGVNASNTMASPAQLPSATPLPSQPAPRSRYGHANSKDISKVPLCHDW